TCCTTGTTCTTTCCAAGACTTCGCTATTGATAACGACCAACTATCAAACACAGTATCGTTTTATATTGTCGCCGTCAGTTCCTCTTCCACTTCCCCCACTGGGACATATGGAGAACGAGTATCTTGAGAGACCTCACCAGAAAGGCATTGCTATCGATCGTTTCATTCTTGTTGATCGCATCGCTGTTCGCTCCCCTGGGAGCGATAGGCAACGTGCAAGGAGATCCGCTCTCCCTCGAAACGCACGACGTCATACGCGTGAACAATGAAACGGAATTGAGCACCTTGATATCGAACGAGGGATGGGACGGCACCGGGAGCGCCGATGATCCGTACGTCATCGAGAACTTGAGCATCAACGCGTTAGGCTACGGTGCCGGGATATTCATCGGCAATACCACCTCGCACCTGGTGATACGCAACTGCACGATCTATGATGCTGAATGGCTTCTGAGCGAATATCAGTACGGTGGCAACATCCTCCTGTACAACGTGACCAATGCCGTGATCGAGAACAACATCTGCTACGATGTCAACGGCGGGGACAGCGACGGTATCGACCTGTTCTATTCTCATGACAACATCGTCAGGAACAACAATTGCAGTGACAACCGCTTCTACGGCATCTACCTTAACACCTCGAACGACAACGTCATCGAGGATAACACCTGCAACTTAAATGATTACGGCATCTACCTGGAAGGCTCATACGACAACATCGTCAATAACAACATCTGCAACTCGAATAATGACTACGGCATCTGCCTGTTCATCTCGAACGACAATGTCGTCGGGAACAATACCTGCAACTCGAATTATTGCGGCATCGGCCTGTCCGCCTCAGCCGGCATCACGATGGAGAACAACATCATCGCCGATGCCGAGCGCTATGGCATCTATGTCGCTTATACCACGGACAGCACCATATACGGCAACGCCGTCATCAACTGCGCCGAATACGGCATCCGCCTTAGCTCCTGCTACGACAACCTCCTCTACCGGAACGTCTTCGTCAACAACAATGGGGCGACGTCCGAGTACAATAACACTCACGTCCAAGCGTACGACGACGGCGACAATGATTGGAACTCCTCGTCCTACGGCAACGTATGGAGCGACTGGATCTCGCCTGACGTGAACAGGGACGGCATCGTCGATTCGTCGTATGCGATAGACGGCGGCTTGAAAGTCGACAGCTATCCCCTGGTCACCGTTCCCCACGTCACCATAACCTCGCCTGTTAACGGGACCGTGACGAAGTCGAGCACTGTGCTGGTCAGCGGAACTGCCGATCCCGATTGCCCGCTGGTCATCAACGGAATAATGGTGCATGTCAACGAGAACGGCACCTTCTCGGTCGTCATCGCTCTGCTGGAGGGGAACAACACCATCGAAGCGACCTCGGGATTCCCGGTGCTGACCGCTGAGGACAGCGTCACCGTCACATACATTGACCAGACCCCTGGGCTGCTGGACGATATCGACGAGATCCAGGACCGCTTGGACGAGGCGTCCGACCGTATCGACGACCTCACCGCGCAGCTCAACGTCCATGATGTAAAGGCAGCGGACGACAGCTCGCTGGCCTTGATGGTCGGTGCCGTCGGCGTGGTCTTCGGCATCGTGGCCGTCGGGCTGTTCTTCTTCATGTACGTGAGGAAGCCGAGAACGCCGTGAGACGGCGTAAACCTCTTTTCCCTTCCCTGGATATGACGATATCTGCGGG
The window above is part of the Methanomassiliicoccus luminyensis B10 genome. Proteins encoded here:
- a CDS encoding right-handed parallel beta-helix repeat-containing protein; its protein translation is MRDLTRKALLSIVSFLLIASLFAPLGAIGNVQGDPLSLETHDVIRVNNETELSTLISNEGWDGTGSADDPYVIENLSINALGYGAGIFIGNTTSHLVIRNCTIYDAEWLLSEYQYGGNILLYNVTNAVIENNICYDVNGGDSDGIDLFYSHDNIVRNNNCSDNRFYGIYLNTSNDNVIEDNTCNLNDYGIYLEGSYDNIVNNNICNSNNDYGICLFISNDNVVGNNTCNSNYCGIGLSASAGITMENNIIADAERYGIYVAYTTDSTIYGNAVINCAEYGIRLSSCYDNLLYRNVFVNNNGATSEYNNTHVQAYDDGDNDWNSSSYGNVWSDWISPDVNRDGIVDSSYAIDGGLKVDSYPLVTVPHVTITSPVNGTVTKSSTVLVSGTADPDCPLVINGIMVHVNENGTFSVVIALLEGNNTIEATSGFPVLTAEDSVTVTYIDQTPGLLDDIDEIQDRLDEASDRIDDLTAQLNVHDVKAADDSSLALMVGAVGVVFGIVAVGLFFFMYVRKPRTP